The Kineothrix sp. IPX-CK genomic interval ACAGCATGGGAATATCCGTCCATCAGTATATTCTCAAAAAGAGGCTGTTTGCCTGTAAGGAAGCACTGCTAGGAAATGCTAATATCAGCGAAGTATACCAGTCCTTTGGTTTCAAGGACTATTCTAGTTTTTACAGAGCATTTAAAAAGGAGTTCGGGGTTTCGCCAAAAGAATTCAAAGATACGAAATTTGAGCTGAAAGCACAGTGTTTGGGTGCGTATAAAAAAGATAAAATACGTTAAATAAGGAGGCAGCAGATGAAAGAACAATCAAATAATACCAATAAAGCTAACCATCGCAATGATCCGGCAAAAACAATCGACGAATATATTGCCGCACAGCCGGAGAGCGTTCAGCCGCTTTTGCATCTGGTAAGGAATACGATTCGGACTGCAATTCCGGATGCAGAAGAACGAATATCATGGCAAATGCCCACATATTGGAACAAACACAATATCATCCATTTCGCATCGTTCAAAAATCATATCGGAATATATCCCGGCGAAAAAGCCATGGTACATTTCTTACCAAGACTTGCGGAATATAAAACAAGTAAAGGTGCATTGCAGCTTCCGCATAGCAAGCCGCTTCCGTTGGAGCTGATTGCCGAAATTGCTAAATGGAGCTATGAAATGGAGAAAAGCCTATATTAATTTAATCCCCATTCCATTTTTAATATAGGGAAGATACTTTAAATATGCCGAATCCACATGACCAATTACGTTTACCCTTTCATCCTGGGGTAAATCCTGTCTAGCTATTTCAACTTCTCCCTCGTATCTTAAATAC includes:
- a CDS encoding iron chaperone translates to MKEQSNNTNKANHRNDPAKTIDEYIAAQPESVQPLLHLVRNTIRTAIPDAEERISWQMPTYWNKHNIIHFASFKNHIGIYPGEKAMVHFLPRLAEYKTSKGALQLPHSKPLPLELIAEIAKWSYEMEKSLY